One window from the genome of Rhodopirellula halodulae encodes:
- a CDS encoding RecQ family ATP-dependent DNA helicase, with product MLRDVFGFDGLKPPQQKVIDRLFDGRNVVAVMPTGSGKSLCYQLASQCLPDLTVVVSPLVSLMKDQCDALKRIGVQVARLDHSVSASDWRTDLKRVRSGQCKLLYVSPERFFNERFRSVLGETRISMLAVDEAHCMSQWGHHFRPDYLRLPDVVREFAIPQILALTATATPKVIRELRSAFELSRTDVVKLPTHRSNLQLHCALVTTTQRDQQLIQQLQQAKRSRKKGVSIVYVTRRRTAEQLAELLVEHGIDARSYHAGLDPSDREEVQQWFLQSSDGVLVGTVAFGMGVDKPNVRRVIHYNPSSSLEAYCQEIGRGGRDGKVTTCQTWLVPEDQVAIRNLPCSDWPSKASVEQLLDRLVGQPDSFYLSLNKLAWDVNLSAAVVGTFLIQLRQRGNLELLPARYDVYRIKPRMEPSHWMGQMPEGDADAIAAIGASLVKSKRGFRVNLILATRQYRIPRERLVRALEELALAGLLELESSELMHGYRWKERVTRPASVVKHLIHRFEASIEMAHERTDEMMDFLACRACLPISMAAHFGSRRSRPCGKCSACQGEGPWDTELKKPASLGDSVKKAMREAESDYPDLFSDPVDRAKFLCGLYTPAFMRFRVNRHFGFGVCESVPFTSVLSAMRDEPR from the coding sequence GTGCTGCGAGATGTTTTCGGCTTCGACGGATTGAAGCCACCGCAGCAAAAGGTGATCGACCGTTTGTTCGACGGTCGCAATGTGGTGGCGGTCATGCCGACCGGCAGCGGCAAAAGTCTGTGCTATCAGCTTGCCAGCCAATGTTTGCCGGATCTGACCGTGGTGGTATCGCCGCTGGTGTCGCTGATGAAGGACCAATGCGACGCGTTGAAGCGAATTGGCGTGCAGGTGGCCCGGTTGGATCATTCCGTGTCCGCATCGGATTGGCGGACAGATTTGAAACGCGTGCGAAGCGGTCAGTGCAAACTGCTGTATGTTTCCCCCGAGCGTTTCTTCAACGAGCGTTTTCGATCGGTGCTCGGTGAAACTCGGATTTCGATGTTGGCGGTCGATGAAGCTCATTGCATGAGTCAGTGGGGGCACCATTTTCGTCCCGACTACCTGCGTTTGCCGGATGTGGTCCGGGAGTTTGCTATCCCACAAATTCTAGCGTTGACGGCAACCGCAACGCCCAAAGTGATCCGAGAGCTACGTTCCGCGTTCGAACTCAGTCGGACCGACGTGGTGAAGCTGCCCACGCACCGATCCAACTTGCAGTTGCATTGCGCACTGGTCACGACCACCCAACGTGACCAGCAGTTGATTCAGCAATTGCAGCAAGCCAAACGGTCTCGCAAGAAGGGTGTCTCCATCGTTTATGTGACCCGCCGACGGACCGCGGAGCAATTGGCGGAGTTGCTGGTCGAACATGGGATTGATGCAAGGTCGTATCACGCGGGGCTCGATCCGTCTGACCGCGAAGAGGTGCAGCAGTGGTTTTTGCAGTCCAGTGATGGCGTGTTGGTTGGCACGGTTGCTTTTGGAATGGGAGTCGACAAGCCCAACGTGCGACGAGTCATCCACTACAACCCATCGTCTTCGTTGGAAGCTTATTGCCAAGAGATCGGTCGTGGAGGGCGTGATGGCAAAGTCACTACCTGCCAAACGTGGTTGGTGCCGGAAGACCAAGTCGCGATTCGCAATCTGCCTTGCAGCGATTGGCCCAGCAAAGCGTCGGTGGAACAGTTGCTGGATCGATTGGTTGGTCAGCCCGATTCGTTTTATCTGTCGCTCAATAAGCTCGCATGGGATGTGAATCTTTCCGCGGCGGTGGTTGGAACGTTCTTGATCCAGCTACGGCAGCGAGGCAATTTGGAATTGTTGCCGGCGCGTTATGACGTCTACCGAATCAAACCTCGGATGGAACCGAGTCATTGGATGGGGCAGATGCCGGAGGGCGATGCCGATGCAATCGCCGCCATTGGGGCGTCCCTGGTCAAATCAAAACGTGGGTTTCGAGTGAATTTGATCCTCGCAACGCGTCAGTACCGAATCCCTCGGGAACGTTTGGTGCGTGCCTTGGAAGAGCTCGCGCTCGCCGGATTGCTGGAGCTGGAATCATCGGAATTGATGCACGGTTATCGCTGGAAAGAGCGGGTCACTCGGCCGGCTTCCGTCGTCAAGCACCTGATCCATCGCTTTGAAGCATCGATTGAAATGGCTCATGAACGCACCGATGAGATGATGGATTTTCTGGCGTGCAGGGCCTGTTTGCCGATCAGCATGGCGGCCCATTTTGGATCGCGACGTTCGCGGCCGTGCGGCAAATGTTCGGCCTGCCAAGGCGAAGGTCCTTGGGATACCGAACTGAAAAAGCCCGCCTCTTTGGGCGATTCTGTCAAAAAAGCGATGCGAGAAGCGGAATCCGACTATCCCGACCTCTTTTCAGATCCCGTGGATCGAGCCAAATTCCTATGTGGTTTGTACACACCCGCCTTCATGCGTTTTCGCGTGAACCGCCATTTCGGGTTTGGTGTCTGTGAATCGGTGCCGTTCACGTCGGTCTTGTCCGCCATGCGTGATGAACCACGGTGA
- the hisH gene encoding imidazole glycerol phosphate synthase subunit HisH — MITIVDYQMGNLRSVQKAVERSGVEAKITSDASEIAAAERLILPGVGAFGDAIAEIRRRDLEQPIKDFIASGKPFLGICLGLQMLFEQGFEGGTHEGLGVLKGDVIAFDLPDQYKVPHMGWNAVDVQPAAEDWGVRSGTHFYFVHSYFVRPTDPSVVALTCDYGGSFCAAVRQGNLMATQFHPEKSQGDGLRLMQHFATSPIEVA, encoded by the coding sequence ATGATCACCATCGTCGACTACCAAATGGGAAATCTCCGCAGCGTTCAAAAGGCGGTGGAGCGGTCCGGCGTCGAAGCGAAGATCACCAGCGACGCCTCCGAAATTGCGGCCGCCGAGCGATTGATTTTGCCGGGTGTCGGAGCGTTTGGAGATGCCATCGCGGAGATTCGTCGCCGTGATTTGGAACAACCAATCAAGGACTTCATCGCCTCGGGCAAACCGTTCTTGGGAATTTGTCTCGGTTTGCAAATGTTGTTCGAGCAAGGGTTCGAGGGCGGCACCCACGAAGGTCTGGGCGTTCTCAAAGGGGACGTGATCGCGTTCGATTTGCCGGATCAGTACAAGGTCCCGCACATGGGATGGAATGCCGTCGACGTGCAACCTGCTGCCGAAGATTGGGGTGTTCGGTCGGGAACCCATTTCTACTTCGTGCACTCGTATTTCGTGCGGCCGACGGACCCTTCGGTTGTGGCGCTCACCTGTGACTACGGTGGTTCGTTTTGTGCGGCGGTTCGCCAGGGCAACTTGATGGCGACCCAATTTCACCCGGAAAAGAGTCAAGGGGATGGCTTGCGTTTGATGCAACATTTCGCGACGTCACCGATCGAAGTTGCTTGA
- a CDS encoding sugar phosphate isomerase/epimerase family protein has product MNTSTLRGHQLTVPEQIDVVAKAGFDGIEPWIRDLRAYVESGGKVSDLKKQLDDSGLKVVGAIGFARWIVDDAAARQAGLDEAKRDMELVAEIGGNQMAAPPIGAHRNEELDDGGAPSLETIGERYRAILELGETMGVTPLLELWGFSPVLHRLAELAYVSTAAAHPAAAVLPDFYHIYKGGNDMASLGMIEASRMPLFHINDYPAEPAIDAIADKDRVYPGDGVCDLVGTISMLLQHGFVGTFSLELFNPEYWKQPADKVATEGHDKSRAVIDKAVAAAKQAVSGQV; this is encoded by the coding sequence ATGAACACCAGCACGTTGCGTGGCCACCAGCTCACGGTTCCCGAGCAGATTGATGTCGTTGCCAAGGCAGGCTTTGACGGCATCGAACCTTGGATTCGCGATTTGCGAGCCTATGTCGAATCCGGTGGTAAGGTTTCTGATCTGAAGAAACAGTTGGATGATTCTGGTTTGAAAGTCGTGGGGGCGATCGGTTTCGCTCGGTGGATCGTCGATGACGCGGCGGCCCGGCAAGCTGGTTTGGACGAAGCCAAACGCGACATGGAATTGGTCGCTGAGATCGGCGGGAATCAAATGGCCGCTCCTCCCATCGGTGCCCATCGCAACGAAGAACTCGATGATGGCGGAGCACCTTCGCTTGAGACCATTGGCGAGCGTTATCGAGCGATTCTGGAGCTTGGCGAAACGATGGGCGTGACGCCGCTGTTGGAGTTGTGGGGGTTTTCGCCGGTGCTGCATCGATTGGCTGAGTTGGCGTACGTCAGCACCGCCGCGGCACATCCCGCCGCGGCGGTCTTGCCGGACTTTTATCACATCTACAAAGGCGGCAACGACATGGCGTCGCTCGGCATGATCGAAGCATCACGCATGCCGTTGTTCCATATCAACGACTACCCGGCCGAGCCAGCGATTGACGCCATCGCCGATAAAGACCGCGTTTATCCCGGCGATGGAGTGTGTGATTTGGTTGGCACCATTTCCATGTTGTTGCAGCATGGTTTCGTGGGCACGTTTTCGCTGGAGTTGTTCAATCCAGAGTATTGGAAGCAGCCGGCTGACAAAGTTGCGACCGAAGGCCATGACAAGTCTCGGGCCGTCATCGACAAAGCGGTTGCCGCAGCGAAGCAAGCCGTGTCCGGCCAAGTTTGA